Sequence from the Seonamhaeicola sp. ML3 genome:
TAATGCAATTTCTAATCCAGTTAATTCAGTTTCCAACGAAACCAATTCTTGATTTTGTGCTATTTGAAAATCCTTGTTTTCTAATTGGCCATATTTTGTATTGAGAACTTTCAATAAATCCGAGACTTGACTACCTGCAACTTCTAGAATCTCTTCTTGGGTATTGGTTACTTCAACTATTTGTCCAAAATATTTAACCCTTATATGCATCTTCAATAGTTTTAAGTTCTTCTCTTGTGTTAATATTCATGGTTGTATCATGCTCTTCAACCTCCAATGCAACGTTTTTTATTTTCATGGTATTAATAACCCGTCTTAAACGCCGTTCATCATTTTGCAATGCTTTAAAAAATGCTGGTGCGCATTGCTTTTTATAAAGCGCAATTAAAGGCATGGTCTTTCTATTGCTTTCAATTTGGATGATTTCCGAATCTTCATCAATATTATTAATCAGCTTTTCTAAGATATTCGTTTTTATTAATGGGATATCACAGCTTAGAATCAAATTATTTTCAGTTCCAGAGGCATTCAAGCCAGAACATATTCCAGCTACGGGACCAGCATCTTTTATGTCGTCTTCAACCCTTTTGTATCCAAAAACATCATAATCAGGATTGTCCGAAACAATCAAAATATCATTGACTAAAGGTTTCATCGCTTTGATACTATACTCAACAAAGCTTTTATCATTCAGTTTAATAAAACCTTTGTCTGAGCCCATTCTGGAGCTTTTGCCGCCAGCTAGTATGATTCCTGTTATGTCTTTTTTGTAAATCATTTTACGTAAACATTAATTTAGCACAGGC
This genomic interval carries:
- a CDS encoding molybdenum cofactor guanylyltransferase encodes the protein MIYKKDITGIILAGGKSSRMGSDKGFIKLNDKSFVEYSIKAMKPLVNDILIVSDNPDYDVFGYKRVEDDIKDAGPVAGICSGLNASGTENNLILSCDIPLIKTNILEKLINNIDEDSEIIQIESNRKTMPLIALYKKQCAPAFFKALQNDERRLRRVINTMKIKNVALEVEEHDTTMNINTREELKTIEDAYKG
- a CDS encoding MoaD/ThiS family protein, whose amino-acid sequence is MHIRVKYFGQIVEVTNTQEEILEVAGSQVSDLLKVLNTKYGQLENKDFQIAQNQELVSLETELTGLEIALLPPFAGG